In Streptomyces ambofaciens ATCC 23877, a single genomic region encodes these proteins:
- a CDS encoding DUF3090 domain-containing protein — protein MSRQVFLYDQPERFVAGTVGLPGRRTFFLQATAGSRVTSVALEKTQVAALAERMDELLDEVVRRSGGSTAVPAVAPTEPADTAPLDTPVEEEFRVGTMALAWDGEDQRMIVEAQALVELDAESEEDLAEAEERLLQDEENGPPMLRVRLTGAQARAFAKRALDVVNAGRPPCPLCSLPLDPEGHVCPRQNGYRRGA, from the coding sequence GTGTCCCGTCAGGTGTTCCTCTACGACCAACCGGAACGTTTCGTGGCCGGCACGGTCGGGCTGCCCGGGCGCCGTACGTTCTTCCTCCAGGCCACCGCGGGTTCCCGGGTGACCAGCGTGGCCCTGGAGAAGACCCAGGTCGCCGCTCTCGCCGAGCGCATGGACGAACTCCTCGACGAGGTCGTGCGGCGCAGCGGCGGCAGCACCGCCGTCCCCGCCGTGGCGCCCACGGAACCCGCCGACACCGCCCCGCTGGACACCCCCGTGGAGGAGGAGTTCCGGGTCGGCACCATGGCGCTCGCCTGGGACGGCGAGGACCAGCGCATGATCGTCGAGGCCCAGGCCCTGGTGGAGCTGGACGCCGAGTCCGAGGAGGACCTGGCGGAGGCCGAGGAACGGCTCCTCCAGGACGAGGAGAACGGCCCGCCGATGCTCCGGGTCCGCCTCACCGGCGCGCAGGCCAGGGCCTTCGCCAAGCGCGCCCTCGACGTCGTCAACGCCGGGCGGCCGCCGTGCCCGCTGTGCAGCCTCCCGCTCGACCCGGAAGGACACGTATGTCCGCGCCAGAACGGATACCGCCGCGGAGCGTGA
- a CDS encoding glycerol-3-phosphate dehydrogenase/oxidase yields MTTQPTLQSVPALGTHSASGSNPSRAETREQLSKASYDLLVIGGGILGISTAWHAAQSGLRVAVVDAGDFAGATSSASSKLLHGGLRYLQTGAVKLVAENHFERRAVSRQVAPHLANPLTFYLPVYKGGPHGAAKLGAGVFAYSALSAFGDGVGHLLSPAKAAQDVPELRTDNLKAVAVYGDDQMNDARMALMTVRAAVESGAVVLNHAEVTGLRFTRGRVTGAELRDRMSGDEFGVNARLVLNATGPWVDHLRRMEDPDAAPSIRLSKGAHLVLKRTAPWKAALATPIDKYRITFALPWEDMLLLGTTDEEFEGDPGDVSVNEKDIAQILDEAAFSIRDQQLDRDLITYSFAGLRVLPGGPGDTAKAKRETVVTEGRGGMLSVAGGKWTTFRHIGRTVMKKLEALPGHPLGDDFEPIASLPKKLPLPGVANPRAVAHRLLVDGPAPGPRMAADTARHLATHYGSLAFDIARLANENPELATRVHPDAPEIWAQVVWARDNEWAQTPDDVLRRRTTLTIRGLATDDVRAKVQDLLDEK; encoded by the coding sequence ATGACCACTCAGCCCACCCTGCAGTCCGTGCCTGCCCTGGGGACGCACTCGGCCTCCGGCTCCAACCCGAGCCGGGCCGAGACCCGGGAGCAGCTCTCCAAGGCGTCGTACGACCTTCTCGTGATCGGCGGCGGCATCCTCGGCATCTCCACCGCCTGGCACGCCGCGCAGTCCGGCCTCAGGGTGGCCGTGGTCGACGCCGGCGACTTCGCCGGCGCCACCTCCTCAGCCTCCTCCAAGCTGCTCCACGGCGGACTGCGCTACCTGCAGACCGGCGCGGTGAAGCTGGTGGCGGAGAACCACTTCGAGCGCCGTGCGGTCTCCCGCCAGGTGGCCCCCCACCTGGCGAACCCGCTCACCTTCTACCTCCCCGTGTACAAGGGCGGGCCGCACGGCGCGGCGAAGCTGGGGGCCGGCGTCTTCGCGTACTCGGCCCTGTCCGCCTTCGGTGACGGCGTCGGCCACCTGCTCTCCCCGGCCAAGGCCGCGCAGGACGTGCCGGAGCTGCGCACCGACAACCTCAAGGCCGTGGCCGTGTACGGCGACGACCAGATGAACGACGCCCGCATGGCCCTGATGACCGTCCGCGCGGCGGTCGAGTCCGGCGCGGTCGTCCTGAACCACGCCGAGGTGACCGGCCTGCGGTTCACCCGGGGCCGGGTGACCGGCGCCGAGCTCAGGGACCGGATGTCCGGCGACGAGTTCGGGGTGAACGCCCGCCTGGTGCTCAACGCCACCGGTCCCTGGGTCGACCACCTGCGCCGGATGGAGGACCCGGACGCCGCGCCGTCCATCCGCCTGTCCAAGGGCGCGCACCTGGTGCTCAAGCGCACCGCCCCCTGGAAGGCCGCGCTCGCCACGCCGATCGACAAGTACCGGATCACCTTCGCCCTCCCCTGGGAGGACATGCTGCTGCTCGGCACGACCGACGAGGAGTTCGAGGGCGACCCGGGGGACGTCTCGGTCAACGAAAAGGACATAGCCCAGATCCTCGACGAGGCCGCGTTCTCCATCCGCGACCAGCAGCTCGACCGGGACCTGATCACGTACTCCTTCGCGGGTCTGCGCGTGCTGCCGGGCGGTCCCGGTGACACCGCGAAGGCGAAGCGCGAGACGGTCGTCACCGAGGGCCGGGGCGGCATGCTGTCCGTCGCCGGCGGCAAGTGGACCACCTTCCGCCACATCGGCCGTACGGTCATGAAGAAGCTGGAGGCGCTGCCGGGCCACCCCCTGGGCGACGACTTCGAGCCGATCGCCTCGCTGCCGAAGAAGCTGCCGCTGCCCGGCGTCGCCAACCCGCGCGCGGTCGCCCACCGGCTGCTGGTGGACGGCCCGGCGCCCGGCCCCCGCATGGCGGCGGACACCGCCAGGCACCTGGCCACCCACTACGGTTCGCTGGCCTTCGACATCGCCCGGCTCGCCAACGAGAACCCGGAGCTGGCCACGCGCGTCCACCCGGACGCCCCGGAGATCTGGGCACAGGTCGTGTGGGCGCGGGACAACGAGTGGGCCCAGACGCCGGACGACGTGCTGCGCCGCCGGACGACGCTGACGATCCGCGGCCTGGCCACGGACGACGTCCGCGCGAAGGTCCAGGACCTGCTCGACGAGAAGTGA
- a CDS encoding SCO1664 family protein, producing the protein MSAPERIPPRSVTPDAAAAELLARGELTVRGRIRDASNAALYCTVTHEGREAACIYKPVAGERPLWDFPDGTLAQREVAAYEVAEATGWGLVPPTVLRDGPYGEGMVQLWIEAVPETELLALVDTEEPGPGWKAVAFAEVGEGRTALLVHADDERLRRLAVLDAVLNNADRKGGHLLPAAGERLYGIDHGVTFHAENKLRTLLWGWAGDPLTAEAVTVLDALGEALKDGDGLGGRLGTLITPAELDATRARVDALLASGRHPEPSGEWPAIPWPPV; encoded by the coding sequence ATGTCCGCGCCAGAACGGATACCGCCGCGGAGCGTGACCCCCGACGCCGCGGCCGCCGAGCTGCTCGCCCGGGGCGAGCTGACCGTGCGCGGACGCATCCGTGACGCCTCCAACGCGGCCCTGTACTGCACGGTGACGCACGAGGGACGCGAGGCGGCCTGCATCTACAAGCCGGTCGCCGGCGAGCGGCCCCTGTGGGACTTCCCCGACGGCACCCTCGCCCAGCGCGAGGTCGCCGCCTACGAGGTCGCCGAGGCGACCGGCTGGGGCCTCGTACCGCCCACCGTGCTGCGCGACGGGCCGTACGGCGAGGGCATGGTCCAGCTGTGGATCGAGGCGGTGCCGGAGACGGAACTGCTCGCCCTGGTGGACACCGAGGAGCCCGGCCCCGGCTGGAAGGCCGTCGCCTTCGCCGAGGTCGGCGAGGGCCGTACCGCGCTGCTGGTGCACGCCGACGACGAGCGGCTGCGCCGGCTCGCCGTCCTGGACGCCGTACTCAACAACGCCGACCGCAAGGGCGGCCACCTGCTGCCCGCGGCCGGCGAGCGGCTGTACGGCATCGACCACGGGGTCACCTTCCACGCCGAGAACAAGCTGCGCACCCTCCTGTGGGGCTGGGCGGGCGACCCGCTGACCGCGGAGGCCGTGACGGTCCTGGACGCCCTCGGTGAGGCGCTGAAGGACGGCGACGGCCTGGGCGGCCGGCTCGGCACGCTGATCACCCCCGCCGAACTCGACGCCACGCGCGCGCGGGTCGACGCCCTGCTGGCCTCCGGGCGGCACCCCGAGCCGAGCGGGGAGTGGCCGGCCATCCCCTGGCCGCCGGTCTAG
- a CDS encoding histidine phosphatase family protein, which translates to MPTLILVRHGRSTANTEGLLAGWTPGVALDERGAAQAAALPGRLAGLPLSEIVASPLQRCQETIRPLLDARPGLRAHTDERIGECHYGDWSGRKLAELKDEPLMEVVQAHPSAAAFPGGESMRAMQTRAAEAVREWNARVERDHGADAVYLMCSHGDIIKSLVAEALGLHLDLFQRISVEPCSVTAIRYTRLRPFLVRLGDTGDFASLAPRQEPPGDEATVGGGAGAP; encoded by the coding sequence ATGCCCACGCTGATCCTGGTTAGGCACGGACGTTCCACCGCCAACACCGAGGGGCTCCTCGCCGGCTGGACGCCCGGAGTCGCCCTCGACGAACGCGGCGCCGCTCAGGCCGCCGCACTGCCCGGTCGCCTCGCCGGCCTGCCCCTCTCCGAGATCGTCGCCAGCCCGCTGCAGCGCTGCCAGGAGACGATCCGGCCCCTGCTCGACGCCCGGCCCGGACTGCGGGCGCACACCGACGAACGGATCGGGGAGTGCCACTACGGCGACTGGTCCGGCCGGAAGCTCGCCGAACTCAAGGACGAGCCGCTGATGGAGGTGGTGCAGGCGCACCCGTCCGCCGCCGCGTTCCCCGGCGGAGAGTCCATGCGCGCGATGCAGACCCGCGCCGCCGAGGCGGTGCGCGAGTGGAACGCGCGCGTGGAGCGCGACCACGGCGCCGACGCCGTGTACCTCATGTGCTCCCACGGCGACATCATCAAGTCCCTCGTCGCGGAGGCACTCGGCCTGCACCTCGACCTCTTCCAGCGGATCTCCGTCGAGCCCTGCTCCGTCACCGCGATCCGCTACACCCGGCTGCGCCCGTTCCTGGTGCGCCTGGGCGACACCGGGGACTTCGCCTCCCTGGCCCCGCGGCAGGAGCCGCCGGGCGACGAGGCCACCGTCGGTGGTGGTGCGGGCGCACCGTGA
- a CDS encoding FadR/GntR family transcriptional regulator, with translation MAVTDEAIEKIKDMIVSGALRPGDRLPRESELAAALGLSRNSLREAVRALSLIRILDVRQGDGTYVTSLDPQLLLEALSFVVDFHRDDTVLEFLAVRRMLEPAATALAAARISERELDALAARLDALGTEPSVEELVACDLEFHRSIAGASGNSVLCSLLDGLSGPTTRARVWRGLTQEDAVGRTLHEHRAILAALRDRDAEAARSWATVHIASVEQWLRSSL, from the coding sequence GTGGCGGTCACCGACGAGGCGATCGAGAAGATCAAGGACATGATCGTCTCCGGCGCGCTGCGGCCGGGTGACCGGCTGCCCAGGGAGAGCGAGCTCGCCGCCGCCCTCGGCCTGTCCCGCAACTCCCTGCGCGAGGCCGTGCGCGCACTCTCCCTGATCCGGATCCTGGACGTGCGCCAGGGCGACGGCACCTATGTCACCAGCCTGGACCCGCAACTCCTGCTGGAGGCCCTCAGCTTCGTCGTCGACTTCCACCGCGACGACACGGTGCTGGAGTTCCTCGCCGTGCGCCGCATGCTGGAGCCGGCCGCGACCGCGCTGGCGGCCGCCCGGATCAGCGAGCGGGAACTGGACGCGCTCGCCGCCCGCCTGGACGCCCTCGGCACCGAACCGTCGGTGGAGGAACTGGTCGCCTGCGACCTTGAGTTCCACCGGAGCATCGCGGGAGCGTCGGGCAACTCGGTCCTGTGCTCCCTCCTCGACGGGCTGTCCGGCCCCACCACCCGGGCCCGGGTCTGGCGCGGCCTCACCCAGGAGGACGCGGTCGGCCGCACCCTGCACGAGCACCGCGCGATCCTCGCCGCGCTGCGCGACCGGGACGCGGAGGCGGCGCGTTCGTGGGCGACGGTGCACATCGCGTCCGTGGAGCAGTGGCTGCGTTCCAGCCTCTGA
- the corA gene encoding magnesium/cobalt transporter CorA produces the protein MIVDCAIYRDGHRADGPEDFSDAVGEARSAGGFVWIGLHEPTEEEFDLVTQEFGLHPLAVEDALKAHQRPKLEVYEDSLFAVLKPVVYDAESDAVSTGELMLFMGDAFVVVVRHGEGAPLKAVRQRLEQEPKLLGKGPTAVLYAIADATVDHYLDVAVELQNDLEELEAEVFSPDGGGSRHTASRIYNFKRQILEFRRATGPLAPPLARLSGTGAVGAGVPFVNEKARPFFRDVSDHLTRVNESVEGLDRLVSDILSAHLAQTSVRQNDDMRKISAWAAMAAVPTMVAGVYGMNFDHMPELRWEWGYPAVIVVMAVLEVLLYRTFKSRGWL, from the coding sequence GTGATCGTCGACTGTGCCATCTACCGGGACGGGCACCGCGCGGACGGGCCCGAGGACTTCTCCGACGCGGTCGGCGAGGCGCGCTCCGCGGGCGGCTTCGTCTGGATCGGGCTGCACGAGCCGACGGAGGAGGAGTTCGACCTGGTCACGCAGGAGTTCGGACTGCATCCGCTGGCGGTGGAGGACGCCCTGAAGGCGCACCAGCGGCCCAAGCTGGAGGTGTACGAGGACTCGCTCTTCGCGGTCCTCAAGCCGGTGGTCTACGACGCGGAGAGCGACGCCGTGTCCACCGGTGAGCTCATGCTCTTCATGGGCGACGCCTTCGTGGTCGTCGTCCGGCACGGCGAGGGAGCCCCGCTGAAGGCCGTACGGCAGCGTCTGGAGCAGGAGCCGAAACTGCTCGGGAAGGGCCCCACCGCGGTGCTGTACGCGATAGCCGACGCCACCGTCGACCACTACCTGGACGTGGCCGTCGAGCTGCAGAACGACCTGGAGGAGCTGGAGGCCGAGGTCTTCTCACCGGACGGCGGCGGCTCGCGCCACACCGCGTCCCGGATCTACAACTTCAAGCGGCAGATCCTGGAGTTCCGGCGGGCGACCGGTCCGCTGGCGCCGCCGCTGGCCCGGCTGTCGGGGACGGGGGCGGTCGGCGCGGGGGTGCCGTTCGTGAACGAGAAGGCACGGCCGTTCTTCCGGGACGTGAGCGACCACCTCACGCGGGTGAACGAGTCCGTGGAGGGCCTTGACCGGCTGGTCTCCGACATCCTGTCGGCGCACCTGGCGCAGACGAGCGTCCGGCAGAACGACGACATGCGGAAGATCTCCGCGTGGGCGGCCATGGCGGCGGTCCCGACGATGGTCGCGGGGGTGTACGGCATGAACTTCGACCACATGCCGGAGCTGCGCTGGGAGTGGGGTTATCCGGCGGTGATCGTGGTGATGGCCGTGCTGGAGGTGCTGCTCTACCGGACGTTCAAGAGCCGGGGCTGGCTGTAG
- the mshC gene encoding cysteine--1-D-myo-inosityl 2-amino-2-deoxy-alpha-D-glucopyranoside ligase, which translates to MHAWPASEVPALPGQGRDLRIHDTATGGLVTLDPGPVARIYVCGITPYDATHMGHAATYNAFDLVQRVWLDNKRQVHYVQNVTDVDDPLLERAVRDGVDWTALAEKETALFREDMTALRMLPPRHYIGAVEAIPGIVPLVERLRDIGAAYELEGDTYFSVEADPHFGGVSHLDAAAMRLLSAERGGDPDRPGKKNPLDPMLWMAAREGEPSWDGGSLGRGRPGWHIECVAIALDHLGMGFDVQGGGSDLAFPHHEMGASHAQALTGEFPMAKAYVHAGMVGLDGEKMSKSKGNLVFVSKLRHEGVDPAAIRLTLLAHHYRSDWEWTDQVLRDALDRLERWRAAVSRPDGPPAEALVEEIRAALAEDLDSPAALDAVDRWAALQRESGGTDIGAPGVVSRAVDALLGVAL; encoded by the coding sequence ATGCATGCCTGGCCCGCTTCCGAGGTCCCCGCCCTGCCTGGTCAGGGTCGCGACCTGAGGATCCACGACACCGCGACCGGAGGCCTGGTCACCCTCGACCCCGGTCCCGTCGCCCGCATCTACGTCTGCGGCATCACGCCGTACGACGCCACCCACATGGGGCACGCGGCGACCTACAACGCGTTCGACCTCGTGCAGCGCGTGTGGCTCGACAACAAGCGGCAGGTTCACTACGTCCAGAACGTCACCGACGTCGACGACCCGCTCCTGGAGCGTGCCGTGCGGGACGGCGTCGACTGGACCGCCCTCGCCGAGAAGGAGACCGCCCTCTTCCGCGAGGACATGACGGCGCTGCGGATGCTCCCGCCGCGGCACTACATAGGCGCAGTCGAGGCCATACCCGGGATCGTCCCGCTCGTCGAGCGGCTGCGGGACATCGGCGCCGCCTACGAGCTCGAGGGCGACACCTACTTCTCCGTCGAGGCGGATCCCCACTTCGGCGGCGTCTCCCACCTCGACGCGGCCGCCATGCGGCTGCTCTCCGCCGAACGCGGCGGCGACCCGGACCGGCCGGGCAAGAAGAACCCGCTCGACCCGATGCTGTGGATGGCCGCCCGCGAGGGCGAGCCCAGCTGGGACGGCGGATCGCTCGGCCGCGGACGCCCCGGCTGGCACATCGAGTGCGTGGCCATCGCCCTCGACCACCTCGGCATGGGCTTCGACGTCCAGGGCGGCGGCTCCGACCTCGCCTTCCCGCACCACGAGATGGGCGCCTCGCACGCGCAGGCGCTGACCGGCGAGTTCCCCATGGCCAAGGCGTACGTGCACGCCGGCATGGTCGGTCTCGACGGCGAGAAGATGTCGAAGTCCAAGGGCAACCTCGTCTTCGTGTCGAAGCTGCGGCACGAGGGCGTCGACCCGGCCGCGATACGGCTGACGCTGCTCGCCCACCACTACCGCTCCGACTGGGAGTGGACCGACCAGGTGCTGAGGGACGCCCTGGACCGCCTGGAGCGCTGGCGCGCCGCCGTCTCCCGGCCCGACGGGCCGCCCGCCGAGGCCCTCGTCGAGGAGATCCGCGCGGCTCTCGCCGAGGACCTGGACTCCCCGGCCGCGCTGGACGCCGTCGACCGCTGGGCCGCGCTCCAGCGGGAGAGCGGCGGCACGGACATCGGGGCTCCCGGCGTCGTCTCCCGTGCCGTCGACGCGCTGCTCGGCGTCGCCCTGTAG
- the parJ gene encoding filament polymerization regulator ParJ, with protein MIELEGVPELVDPVMVAAFEGWNDAGDAASTAVAHLDREWKGEVFAALDAEDYYDFQVNRPTVFMEDGVRKITWPTTRLSVVRVGGDTPRDLVLVRGIEPSMRWRSFCNELLGFAHELGVELVVVLGALLGDTPHTRPVPISGTTSDADLARRMDLEETKYEGPTGIVGILQEACTHAGVPAVSLWAAVPHYVSQPPNPKATLALLNRLEDLIGVRVPLGELPEDARAWQTGVDQLAAEDSEVAEYVQSLEEARDTAELPEASGEAIAREFERYLRRRDGSGPGGHATADGGDGTPQTPFLRDNPSGRTRPPRPPKASGDDEESSED; from the coding sequence GTGATCGAGCTCGAGGGGGTTCCCGAGCTGGTCGACCCGGTCATGGTGGCCGCGTTCGAGGGCTGGAACGATGCCGGTGACGCCGCCTCCACCGCGGTCGCGCATCTCGACCGCGAGTGGAAGGGCGAGGTGTTCGCGGCGCTGGACGCCGAGGACTACTACGACTTCCAGGTCAACCGGCCCACGGTGTTCATGGAGGACGGTGTCCGCAAGATCACCTGGCCGACGACCAGGCTGTCGGTGGTCCGGGTCGGCGGCGACACACCGCGCGACCTCGTCCTGGTCCGCGGTATCGAACCGTCCATGCGCTGGCGCTCGTTCTGCAACGAACTGCTCGGCTTCGCCCATGAGCTGGGCGTCGAGCTGGTGGTCGTCCTGGGCGCCCTGCTGGGCGACACCCCGCACACTCGTCCGGTCCCGATCAGCGGAACCACGTCGGACGCCGACCTGGCCCGGCGCATGGACCTGGAGGAGACCAAGTACGAGGGGCCCACGGGCATCGTCGGCATCCTCCAGGAGGCCTGCACCCACGCGGGCGTGCCGGCCGTGTCCCTGTGGGCCGCGGTGCCGCACTACGTGTCGCAGCCGCCCAACCCGAAGGCCACGCTGGCCCTGCTGAACCGGCTGGAGGACCTGATCGGCGTGCGCGTGCCGCTGGGCGAGCTGCCCGAGGACGCGCGCGCCTGGCAGACGGGGGTGGACCAGCTCGCCGCCGAGGACAGCGAGGTCGCCGAGTACGTCCAGTCGCTGGAGGAGGCCCGGGACACCGCGGAGCTGCCGGAGGCGTCGGGTGAGGCGATCGCCCGCGAGTTCGAGCGGTACCTGCGGCGCCGGGACGGCTCCGGACCGGGGGGCCACGCCACGGCCGACGGCGGCGACGGCACGCCCCAGACACCGTTCCTGCGGGACAACCCGAGCGGGCGGACCCGCCCGCCGAGACCGCCGAAGGCGAGCGGCGACGACGAGGAGTCCTCGGAGGACTGA
- a CDS encoding LLM class F420-dependent oxidoreductase translates to MQLGINLGYWGAGMDADNLAVAQEADRLGYGVCWAAEAYGSDAATVLTWVAAQTERIDVGSAIFQIPARQPAMTAMTAATLDSLSQGRFRLGLGVSGPQVSEGWYGVTFDKPLARTREYVEIVRKAMTRERLSYEGQHWTLPLPGGPGKPIKLTVHPQREHIPLYIAAIGPKNLEQTGEIADGALLIFPSADHLEDTAIRHLRAGREKAGKTLDGFDVCPTVPLALGDDKDVTALADTFRPYTALYVGGMGSRKQNFYNQLAQRMGYEREAAEIQDKYLSGDKQGAAAAVPHDLIDQTTLLGSVDRIADRMKAYAAAGVTTLTLAPAGFTLDERIASLRAGTEALERAGLA, encoded by the coding sequence ATGCAGCTCGGGATCAACCTCGGCTACTGGGGTGCCGGAATGGACGCGGACAACCTGGCCGTCGCCCAGGAGGCCGACCGGCTCGGCTACGGCGTCTGCTGGGCCGCCGAGGCCTACGGCTCCGACGCGGCCACCGTGCTCACCTGGGTCGCCGCCCAGACCGAGCGCATCGACGTGGGCTCGGCCATCTTCCAGATCCCGGCCCGCCAGCCCGCGATGACCGCGATGACGGCCGCCACCCTGGACTCCCTCTCCCAGGGCCGGTTCCGCCTCGGCCTCGGTGTCTCCGGCCCCCAGGTCTCCGAGGGCTGGTACGGCGTCACGTTCGACAAGCCGCTCGCCCGCACCCGCGAGTACGTGGAGATCGTGCGCAAGGCCATGACCCGCGAGCGCCTGTCGTACGAGGGGCAGCACTGGACGCTGCCGCTGCCGGGCGGCCCCGGCAAGCCGATCAAGCTGACCGTGCACCCGCAGCGCGAGCACATCCCGCTGTACATCGCGGCGATCGGCCCGAAGAACCTGGAGCAGACCGGCGAGATCGCCGACGGCGCCCTGTTGATCTTCCCGTCCGCCGACCACCTGGAGGACACCGCGATCCGGCACCTGCGCGCCGGACGCGAGAAGGCCGGGAAGACCCTCGACGGGTTCGACGTCTGCCCGACCGTGCCGCTCGCCCTCGGCGACGACAAGGACGTCACCGCCCTCGCCGACACCTTCCGTCCGTACACCGCGCTCTACGTCGGCGGCATGGGCAGCCGCAAGCAGAACTTCTACAACCAGCTCGCCCAGCGCATGGGCTACGAGCGGGAGGCCGCCGAGATCCAGGACAAGTACCTGTCCGGCGACAAGCAGGGGGCCGCCGCGGCCGTACCGCACGACCTGATCGACCAGACGACGCTGCTCGGCTCCGTGGACCGCATCGCGGACCGGATGAAGGCCTACGCCGCCGCCGGTGTCACCACGCTGACCCTGGCGCCCGCGGGCTTCACCCTGGACGAGCGGATCGCCTCGCTCCGCGCCGGTACGGAGGCCCTGGAGCGCGCCGGGCTGGCCTAG